A single genomic interval of Colius striatus isolate bColStr4 chromosome 9, bColStr4.1.hap1, whole genome shotgun sequence harbors:
- the C9H21orf58 gene encoding uncharacterized protein C21orf58 homolog, with protein MDSSAVDHLTQLKLRLLEKRLENEQKNIEKMELPLPVARKRREDMLQSALRRRKDLLQELREQHLLEELSQPLAPAGGWCHNHRAASPHFYQIPFPAPQAEPPRIIQQTMPPQPATIIQQLPQPPPLITQIPPAQPFAAPRSGSIKEDMVEMMLMQNAQMHQIIMQNMMLKALPPMAFARPTGASSPLLQHLQQDLQFAAPQAARADRPRPPAVHHHHLYPPAGMLPIPPGAFPATGSTLPVLHTWPMY; from the exons ATGGATTCTTCAGCTGTGGATCACCTGACACAACTGAAACTCAGACTCCTAGAAAAG AGACTAGAAAATGAACAGAAGAACATAGAGAAGATGGAGTTGCCTCTCCCAGTTGCAA GGAAGAGACGTGAGGATATGCTCCAAAGTGCCCTAAGGCGAAGGAAAGATcttctgcaggagctgagg gagcAGCACCTTCTGGAAGAGCTTTCACAGCCCCTTGCACCAGCTGGAGGATGGTGTCATAACCACAGAGCTGCCTCCCCACATTTCTACCAGATACCTTTTCCAGCTCCCCAAGCAGAGCCACCAAGGATTATCCAGCAGACG atGCCACCTCAGCCTGCCACCATCATCCAGCAGTTACCTCAGCCGCCCCCTCTGATCACACAGAtaccccctgcccagccctttGCTGCCCCCCGCTCTGGCAGCATTAAAGAAG ATATGGTGGAGATGATGCTGATGCAGAATGCTCAGATGCACCAAATCATCATGCAAAACATGATGCTGAAGGCTCTGCCTCCCATGGCCTTTGCACGACCCACTGGAGCCAGCTCTCCCCTGCTTCAACATCTACAGCAG GACCTGCAGTTTGCTGCTCCCCAAGCAGCAAGAGCAGACAGGCCCAGGCCACCTGCggtgcaccaccaccacctctaCCCTCCTGCAGGGATGCTCCCCATACCCCCTGGGGCCTTCCCAGCCACAGGCAGCACGCTCCCTGTTCTGCACAC GTGGCCCATGTATTGA